A stretch of the Aphis gossypii isolate Hap1 chromosome 2, ASM2018417v2, whole genome shotgun sequence genome encodes the following:
- the LOC114119082 gene encoding succinate dehydrogenase [ubiquinone] iron-sulfur subunit-like, which translates to MASLGIAEMSAIRLLKQPFTQQIKQIHVSSALTASDGGAVDKTPRIKTVQVYRWNPETPEVKPKMQDYKVDLNSCGPMVLDVLIKIKNSEDSTLTFRRSCREGICGSCAMNIGGVNTLACISGVNTDLSKPLKIYPLPHMYVVKDLVPDMKLFYKQYASIEPWLHTDVTPANNKEHLQHTYDREKLDGLYECILCACCSTSCPSYWWNSEKYLGPAVLMQAYRWIIDSRDKATAERLDKMRDPFSVFRCHTIMNCTKTCPKGLNPGRAIARIKSLLSGVTDKEEPKAIKQ; encoded by the exons ATGGCTAGCTTGGGTATTGCGGAAATGTCTGCTATACGTTTACTAAAGCAACCCTTCACACAG caAATAAAGCAGATACATGTATCATCTGCTTTAACAGCTAGCGATGGGGGTGCTGTAGATAAAACGCCAAGGATCAAGACCGTTCAAGTATATAGATGGAATCCAGAAACACCCGAAGTCAAGCCAAAAATGCAAGACTACAAGGTTGATCTGAATTC TTGTGGCCCTATGGTTTTGGATGTGttgatcaaaatcaaaaactctGAGGATTCAACATTGACATTTAGACGTTCTTGCCGTGAAGGTATTTGTGGCTCTTGTGCTATGAACATTGGGGGAGTCAATACCTTAGCTTGCATTAg TGGTGTCAACACTGATTTGTCAAAACCATTGAAAATATATCCATTACCTCATATGTATGTTGTCAAGGACTTAGTCCCAGATATGAAGTTGTTTTATAAACAGTATGCTTCTATTGAACCATGGTTGCATACTGATGTCACACCAGCCAACAATAAAGAACATTTGCAACATACATACGATAGAGAAAAACTT gatGGTTTGTATGAATGTATTTTGTGTGCATGTTGTTCCACATCATGCCCTTCATACTGGTGGAACTCTGAGAAATATCTTGGACCGGCTGTTCTTATGCAG gcATATCGTTGGATTATCGACTCCAGAGATAAAGCTACAGCAGAACGTTTGGATAAAATGAGAGACCCTTTCTCAGTATTTCGTTGTCACACAATTATGAATTGCACTAAAACATGCCCAAAG ggtTTGAATCCTGGTAGAGCTATTGCACGCATCAAGAGTCTACTTTCTGGAGTTACCGACAAGGAAGAACCTAAAGCTATCAAACAATAA
- the LOC114119074 gene encoding myeloid differentiation primary response protein MyD88 → MDPTTVPDEHLQDFANTTISILRLPTRERLSCMLNAKKVIPSPENIPRDWRGLCTLLNYTIPSGCDPTDPIDKIFKFCEAKTTIAHFIQCLQRIDRYDVVEETEELIISDVKYFKEQCSSLANPAPAVAPNDFDINIITLDDINASNNGLPLSRYDAFLLYDKADIQSATAVVEKLETDYKLKLCLKDRDLRPGVMFEYQSIIKLISDRCNWLIIIVSNDFSKSPWNRFIMNYIQSLAIEQRIPKIIPCVFGECTLPQELKCYVHLFFNKDNPFCDPWKKLRITVSPNKSLALTDSVEANNSYQKLKIEEYTDTSTTIIEKNEVVKVSSEENDLMPKTKNVFDRLVKTVGNISIKVVPQKWSKKNKKKVKCTSL, encoded by the exons ATGGATCCCACGACCGTACCGGACGAACACTTGCAAGACTTTGCTAATACAACGATATCCATACTCCGGCTGCCGACCAGGGAACGATTGTCGTGTATGCTGAACGCCAAGAAAGTCATTCCGTCACCCGAAAACATACCCAG AGATTGGAGAGGGTTGTGCACCCTTTTGAATTATACAATACCATCAGGATGTGATCCAACCGACCCGATTGACAAGATATTCAAATTCTGTGAAGCAAAAACAACTATAGCACATTTTATACAGTGTCTACAACGAATAGACAGATATGACGTTGTGGAAGAAACAGAAGAATTAATTA tttctgatgttaaatatttcaaagaacAATGTAGTTCTTTAGCAAATCCAGCTCCAGCAGTAGCTCCAAATGATTTtgacatcaatattattactttag ATGATATAAATGCATCCAACAATGGTCTTCCTCTTTCGAGATATGATGCATTTTTACTGTACGATAAGGCAGATATACAATCAGCTACTGCTGTAGtagaaaaattagaaactGATTATAAGCTtaag ctaTGCTTAAAAGATCGAGATTTAAGACCGGGTGTTATGTTTGAATATcagtctataataaaattgatatccGATCGCTGTAATtggttgattattattgtatcaaatgatttttcaaaaagcCCATGGAatagatttattatgaattatatacaatCGTTAGCCATTG aacaacgtatacctaaaattattCCATGCGTATTTGGTGAATGTACATTACCTCAAGAACTTAAATGTTATgttcacttattttttaataaagataatcCTTTTTGTGACCCATGGAAAAAACTAAGAATTACTGTATCACCTAATAAGAGTCTAGCATTGACCGACAG tgtgGAAGCAAATAACAGTTACCAAAAGCTTAAAATTGAAGAATACACAGATACCAGTACtacaattatagaaaaaaatgaagtagTAAAAGTTTCTAGTGAAGAAAACGATTTGATgcctaaaactaaaaatgtttttgatagaTTAGTAAAGACTGTTGGAAATATTTCTATCAAAGTTGTTCCTCAAAAAtggagtaaaaaaaataaaaaaaaagtaaaatgtactAGTCTATAA
- the LOC114119065 gene encoding dynein axonemal assembly factor 3 homolog isoform X4: MELYGNTLVKPTTNSYLIKKSAQLIDIITDETVRKHCLPIVQLDALKYKERDTIETIFKYWKNNNGFNITLMWDKRVRNYLGTRYDHRNNVFDWDLHMTLHYIDGGNRITNREYTYWRDTGVAYTFLETDCTEPNYTFALALLKDGDKITAIDYFGDIINGPFPSFGLDCEDDDMLKMGNMQPLKRSVDLTERNLTRMFYEIENQKPYKHKGKTDNLGVIITELPKVKIQEVQVTSSQVKVTSEHYSSINVSDVEIHFIPRTAMTDYPTFDRFKNFFDIMYCGHMYFEKMNVDITSMIKDGAVVLMETRKFIVNYKKKQHDEFKQKLIDLMKNCKCVSSEDIDVVKNAVIKFNKQN, encoded by the coding sequence ATGGAACTTTATGGTAATACCCTTGTAAAGCCTACTACAAACAGTTATCTAATCAAAAAATCAGCTCaacttatagatattattaccgACGAAACAGTTAGAAAGCATTGTTTGCCCATTGTTCAACTGGATGCACTTAAATACAAAGAAAGGGACACTATTGaaaccatatttaaatattggaaaaataataatggtttcaACATAACATTGATGTGGGATAAGAGAGTACGAAATTATTTGGGTACAAGGTATGATCACCGAAACAATGTATTTGACTGGGATTTACACATGACTCTTCATTATATTGATGGAGGTAACAGAATCACAAATCGAGAGTATACATATTGGCGAGACACTGGTGTAGCTTATACATTCTTGGAGACGGATTGTACCGAACCCAATTATACATTTGCTTTAGCCCTATTAAAAGATGGAGACAAAATAACTGCAATAGACTATTTTGGAGACATTATAAATGGTCCTTTTCCATCTTTTGGCTTAGACTGTGAAGACGATGATATGTTGAAGATGGGTAACATGCAACCACTTAAACGTTCTGTGGATCTGACTGAGAGGAATTTAACAAGAATGTTCTATGAAATAGAAAACCAAAAGCCATATAAGCACAAAGGTAAAACTGACAATCTCGGAGTTATTATAACCGAACTgccaaaagtaaaaattcaaGAAGTACAAGTTACATCATCTCAAGTTAAAGTTACGTCTGAACATTACTCTAGTATTAATGTTAGTGATGTGGAGATCCATTTTATTCCACGCACAGCTATGACAGATTACCCCACATTTGAtagatttaagaatttttttgatataatgtattgtgGTCATATGTATTTCGAGAAAATGAATGTTGATATAACATCTATGATTAAAGATGGAGCAGTAGTTTTAATGGAAACTCGGAAATTTATTGtgaattataagaaaaaacaacACGATGAATTCAAACAgaaattaatagatttaatgaaaaattgtaaatgtgtGTCGTCAGAGGATATTGATGTAGTTAAGAATgctgtaattaaatttaataaacagaattga
- the LOC114119065 gene encoding dynein axonemal assembly factor 3 homolog isoform X1: MLWGSSPCLDLAEYAEVGDGHILNILIVSSGDTRHLLQTLAKRYKRSYTKIRIYVYEPVVDMYARHIQQIALALEPVDRMSLSYKVRTWMELYGNTLVKPTTNSYLIKKSAQLIDIITDETVRKHCLPIVQLDALKYKERDTIETIFKYWKNNNGFNITLMWDKRVRNYLGTRYDHRNNVFDWDLHMTLHYIDGGNRITNREYTYWRDTGVAYTFLETDCTEPNYTFALALLKDGDKITAIDYFGDIINGPFPSFGLDCEDDDMLKMGNMQPLKRSVDLTERNLTRMFYEIENQKPYKHKGKTDNLGVIITELPKVKIQEVQVTSSQVKVTSEHYSSINVSDVEIHFIPRTAMTDYPTFDRFKNFFDIMYCGHMYFEKMNVDITSMIKDGAVVLMETRKFIVNYKKKQHDEFKQKLIDLMKNCKCVSSEDIDVVKNAVIKFNKQN, translated from the exons ATGTTGTGGGGTTCGAGCCCGTGTCTCGATTTGGCCGAATACGCTGAAGTCGGCGAcggacatattttaaatatattaatcgtaAGCTCCGGAGACACTCGCCACTTGCTACAAACGCTGGCCAAACGGTACAAACGTTCGTACACGAAAAttcgtatttatgtatacgaaCCGGTTGTCGACATGTACGCCAGACACATACAGCAAATAGCTTTAGCTCTCGAGCCGGTCGATCGGATGAGCTTATCGTacaag GTACGTACTTGGATGGAACTTTATGGTAATACCCTTGTAAAGCCTACTACAAACAGTTATCTAATCAAAAAATCAGCTCaacttatagatattattaccgACGAAACAGTTAGAAAGCATTGTTTGCCCATTGTTCAACTGGATGCACTTAAATACAAAGAAAGGGACACTATTGaaaccatatttaaatattggaaaaataataatggtttcaACATAACATTGATGTGGGATAAGAGAGTACGAAATTATTTGGGTACAAGGTATGATCACCGAAACAATGTATTTGACTGGGATTTACACATGACTCTTCATTATATTGATGGAGGTAACAGAATCACAAATCGAGAGTATACATATTGGCGAGACACTGGTGTAGCTTATACATTCTTGGAGACGGATTGTACCGAACCCAATTATACATTTGCTTTAGCCCTATTAAAAGATGGAGACAAAATAACTGCAATAGACTATTTTGGAGACATTATAAATGGTCCTTTTCCATCTTTTGGCTTAGACTGTGAAGACGATGATATGTTGAAGATGGGTAACATGCAACCACTTAAACGTTCTGTGGATCTGACTGAGAGGAATTTAACAAGAATGTTCTATGAAATAGAAAACCAAAAGCCATATAAGCACAAAGGTAAAACTGACAATCTCGGAGTTATTATAACCGAACTgccaaaagtaaaaattcaaGAAGTACAAGTTACATCATCTCAAGTTAAAGTTACGTCTGAACATTACTCTAGTATTAATGTTAGTGATGTGGAGATCCATTTTATTCCACGCACAGCTATGACAGATTACCCCACATTTGAtagatttaagaatttttttgatataatgtattgtgGTCATATGTATTTCGAGAAAATGAATGTTGATATAACATCTATGATTAAAGATGGAGCAGTAGTTTTAATGGAAACTCGGAAATTTATTGtgaattataagaaaaaacaacACGATGAATTCAAACAgaaattaatagatttaatgaaaaattgtaaatgtgtGTCGTCAGAGGATATTGATGTAGTTAAGAATgctgtaattaaatttaataaacagaattga
- the LOC114119065 gene encoding dynein axonemal assembly factor 3 homolog isoform X3, whose product MLMHEYKEVVRTWMELYGNTLVKPTTNSYLIKKSAQLIDIITDETVRKHCLPIVQLDALKYKERDTIETIFKYWKNNNGFNITLMWDKRVRNYLGTRYDHRNNVFDWDLHMTLHYIDGGNRITNREYTYWRDTGVAYTFLETDCTEPNYTFALALLKDGDKITAIDYFGDIINGPFPSFGLDCEDDDMLKMGNMQPLKRSVDLTERNLTRMFYEIENQKPYKHKGKTDNLGVIITELPKVKIQEVQVTSSQVKVTSEHYSSINVSDVEIHFIPRTAMTDYPTFDRFKNFFDIMYCGHMYFEKMNVDITSMIKDGAVVLMETRKFIVNYKKKQHDEFKQKLIDLMKNCKCVSSEDIDVVKNAVIKFNKQN is encoded by the exons ATGTTAATGCATGAATACAAGGAAgta GTACGTACTTGGATGGAACTTTATGGTAATACCCTTGTAAAGCCTACTACAAACAGTTATCTAATCAAAAAATCAGCTCaacttatagatattattaccgACGAAACAGTTAGAAAGCATTGTTTGCCCATTGTTCAACTGGATGCACTTAAATACAAAGAAAGGGACACTATTGaaaccatatttaaatattggaaaaataataatggtttcaACATAACATTGATGTGGGATAAGAGAGTACGAAATTATTTGGGTACAAGGTATGATCACCGAAACAATGTATTTGACTGGGATTTACACATGACTCTTCATTATATTGATGGAGGTAACAGAATCACAAATCGAGAGTATACATATTGGCGAGACACTGGTGTAGCTTATACATTCTTGGAGACGGATTGTACCGAACCCAATTATACATTTGCTTTAGCCCTATTAAAAGATGGAGACAAAATAACTGCAATAGACTATTTTGGAGACATTATAAATGGTCCTTTTCCATCTTTTGGCTTAGACTGTGAAGACGATGATATGTTGAAGATGGGTAACATGCAACCACTTAAACGTTCTGTGGATCTGACTGAGAGGAATTTAACAAGAATGTTCTATGAAATAGAAAACCAAAAGCCATATAAGCACAAAGGTAAAACTGACAATCTCGGAGTTATTATAACCGAACTgccaaaagtaaaaattcaaGAAGTACAAGTTACATCATCTCAAGTTAAAGTTACGTCTGAACATTACTCTAGTATTAATGTTAGTGATGTGGAGATCCATTTTATTCCACGCACAGCTATGACAGATTACCCCACATTTGAtagatttaagaatttttttgatataatgtattgtgGTCATATGTATTTCGAGAAAATGAATGTTGATATAACATCTATGATTAAAGATGGAGCAGTAGTTTTAATGGAAACTCGGAAATTTATTGtgaattataagaaaaaacaacACGATGAATTCAAACAgaaattaatagatttaatgaaaaattgtaaatgtgtGTCGTCAGAGGATATTGATGTAGTTAAGAATgctgtaattaaatttaataaacagaattga
- the LOC114119065 gene encoding dynein axonemal assembly factor 3 homolog isoform X2, producing the protein MSGDQKFRNSLRQLVGWLDPGVTPRHTRVRTWMELYGNTLVKPTTNSYLIKKSAQLIDIITDETVRKHCLPIVQLDALKYKERDTIETIFKYWKNNNGFNITLMWDKRVRNYLGTRYDHRNNVFDWDLHMTLHYIDGGNRITNREYTYWRDTGVAYTFLETDCTEPNYTFALALLKDGDKITAIDYFGDIINGPFPSFGLDCEDDDMLKMGNMQPLKRSVDLTERNLTRMFYEIENQKPYKHKGKTDNLGVIITELPKVKIQEVQVTSSQVKVTSEHYSSINVSDVEIHFIPRTAMTDYPTFDRFKNFFDIMYCGHMYFEKMNVDITSMIKDGAVVLMETRKFIVNYKKKQHDEFKQKLIDLMKNCKCVSSEDIDVVKNAVIKFNKQN; encoded by the exons ATGAGCGGAGATCAGAAATTCAGAAACAGTTTGAGACAACTCGTTGGATGGCTGGATCCGGGCGTCACGCCTCGCCACACCAGG GTACGTACTTGGATGGAACTTTATGGTAATACCCTTGTAAAGCCTACTACAAACAGTTATCTAATCAAAAAATCAGCTCaacttatagatattattaccgACGAAACAGTTAGAAAGCATTGTTTGCCCATTGTTCAACTGGATGCACTTAAATACAAAGAAAGGGACACTATTGaaaccatatttaaatattggaaaaataataatggtttcaACATAACATTGATGTGGGATAAGAGAGTACGAAATTATTTGGGTACAAGGTATGATCACCGAAACAATGTATTTGACTGGGATTTACACATGACTCTTCATTATATTGATGGAGGTAACAGAATCACAAATCGAGAGTATACATATTGGCGAGACACTGGTGTAGCTTATACATTCTTGGAGACGGATTGTACCGAACCCAATTATACATTTGCTTTAGCCCTATTAAAAGATGGAGACAAAATAACTGCAATAGACTATTTTGGAGACATTATAAATGGTCCTTTTCCATCTTTTGGCTTAGACTGTGAAGACGATGATATGTTGAAGATGGGTAACATGCAACCACTTAAACGTTCTGTGGATCTGACTGAGAGGAATTTAACAAGAATGTTCTATGAAATAGAAAACCAAAAGCCATATAAGCACAAAGGTAAAACTGACAATCTCGGAGTTATTATAACCGAACTgccaaaagtaaaaattcaaGAAGTACAAGTTACATCATCTCAAGTTAAAGTTACGTCTGAACATTACTCTAGTATTAATGTTAGTGATGTGGAGATCCATTTTATTCCACGCACAGCTATGACAGATTACCCCACATTTGAtagatttaagaatttttttgatataatgtattgtgGTCATATGTATTTCGAGAAAATGAATGTTGATATAACATCTATGATTAAAGATGGAGCAGTAGTTTTAATGGAAACTCGGAAATTTATTGtgaattataagaaaaaacaacACGATGAATTCAAACAgaaattaatagatttaatgaaaaattgtaaatgtgtGTCGTCAGAGGATATTGATGTAGTTAAGAATgctgtaattaaatttaataaacagaattga